Genomic segment of Coffea arabica cultivar ET-39 chromosome 1e, Coffea Arabica ET-39 HiFi, whole genome shotgun sequence:
GTCAATGAAGCGGCTGCGGGTGAAATTCTTGTTCCTGGGTGCCACTGCTCCCGGCCCCCGATTCGCGAACTCCAGATATTCGCTGGTTTTCTCAAAAGTCTCCCCCTGCCACTCAATGTACCCTTGTGGACGGATCAGATCCCCGATCTCCGTCTGCATGATCACCGTCTTTGCGAATTTCTTCCAGGGTCGTCCCAAGTAATTGGCAACCTGGAACCTCACCGGGAACAGCGCATCTTCTGCCACTATTTGGCAGTTCTGCAGCACCAGTCCCGTCCTGTCCTTCTCCAGCTCTTTCCCGTCCGCCGTCACTGTGTTGTACTGGTTCGGCAACCCTTTTCTCACGATGATCACGCTGTTCTGGATCACCGCCGAACCTTTTCCGAAGATGAAGTCGACTGTCCCCGATATGACGCAGTTGCGGTAGAACTGCCTGTGCGTCTGGTAGTAGAGCGTGTCTTGGAATCCCTCCATCTTGCAGTCGAACACTGCCGCCAAGTCTCCCATGATTCGGAGAGCCACGGCCTGATGTCCCTCGGGTCCCGCCGTGTTCCTGAACGTCATCCCTCGGGCCATGAATCTGTCCCCAAGGGCAGAAAAGGTGGCGGTGTTGGAGGTCTGGATGTGCATGATCCCAAAGTTCTTGCTTCCCGTCACGATAGTCCTATTTGCCCCATCTCCGTAGATAAACACGTTGGCCTGCTTCTTGTCCACGATGACGTTCTCCTCGTAGATCCCGGCCTTGACGTAGATGACGTACCTGCCTTGCAAGTTGGCCGGGTAGGCTGCCAGGGCCTGGGAGATGGTTTTGAATTGTCCGCTTCCGTCCTTGGCGACCACGGCATTGGGCAGAACTCCGCCGCGACGGTGCGCTGCCAAGAGCCTGCGATCTCCGGCGGGAAACCATTGTGGGAAACTCTCCTCGTGGCCCATGACGTCATTGCCCTGGAGGAGACGGCGGCCTCCAGCCGGGGGCAGGAAGTTGCCGAGGCTGATGTTGAAACCCTTGAGAAGGTCGGACAAGCTGGCGACGATGCTGACGGCATTGTCGGTGAGCTGAGTGGCGTTAAGCATGCCGTTCTGGAAGGCGCTTCTTAGCTCCGGCTTATCGAATTCGTCGAGGCAATCGGATTGGTAGCTATAGACGGCGCTCAACCAGTTGAGCAACTCGTCCACCCGATCGTTGAGGGTGTGGAGTTCGCTGTCCCCAACGGTGGAGAAAGCAGCTTGGAGCTCGTCGACGGCGTAGCCTAGCAACTCTTGGCAGTCTTGGGCGGCCACGTGATTGTAAGGATCTTGCTTGGGGTCGACTTTTGAGCCGGTGGCGTTGGCGACCTGCAAGGCCTTCTGGACCTCTTGGATGGTAGCGTTGAGGGCAGCCATGAGGTAGTCCTTGGGGGATGCGGTTGCATTGTTGGCGACGGACTCAACACTCTTGGCACAGGCATCTTTGAAGTTGGTGGACTCGCAGAAGGTGGTGACGGATTTCATTGAGGAGCCGGCGACGTTGTTATTCTTCGAATCTTCTCCATGTTTTACAACCGCTACCGCACCGATGATCACTCCGACGACGAGAATCAGGGATACTACTGAAACTACAACTTTTCCTCCCATCATCTTGGCGCCAATAATATACTAGGGTCGaagatatatattttttttctcgttctctgtctctctctctgcaAAAAagaatgagttttttttttttgtttttgggtgcTAGCACTGAATTTTAATCATAGAGAGAGATcgagagaggaggaggaggaggaggagggcaGCCTGAGAAtcgaaaagaaaagcaaagaaaagaatgcTCTTCTTTTCTTTGCCTTGGATGCAATGCTTGGCTTGCTTCTGCTTTTGTGCCAAAACCCATCATGTCTTTTTATAGGTACATGAAATAGAGAATGAGCTAAAAATAGAATGGGGGCATCTGTATCTGTGGTGGCGGTGCATTCCGAAATAGCAGCTGCGATTTGACGACCAATTATGACCGTATATTATATGTTACTCTTCTTAATTTCTCCTCTTCTACTGCGTAAAAATAGAGAGTGATGAGTGGCAAAACGCTGTTTTAGCAAcgaattatataataaaaaaaaagctaatAATAGCAGTTATAAACATCAGCCAATGATAAtgataattatatttattaataatatcaGCCAACAtctgcatgcatgcatgcagaGTACTAAACCCGCACGGTGCATACAAAACTCCTCCGTTTTTTTCCTCACCTCAATCATATTATCCTCGGGTCGTTTAGTTTAGCAGTGTTTTTAATCTAATTGGGTGCGTGGACCTGTCGTCTCGTTCTGAGAGGGGTCCATCACTGTCTTGGTccataaataaattatttattgGTTCCAAATGTATGATCATGCCTCCACTCCAATTAACCAAATGTATTTTACTCTTCACccttttatttcattcatttttttctttttaatttttttgggtaataacattcatcctttttattttattttattctcttGGGTCAAACACGATTCCTATTGAGAGACATCTCTCAGTTTTTCTCactgaatatatatatatgattaatcttctataaattgacagtgtatatatttttactattggatatatgacacataatctaaatttgaatttaaaactcaaattttacatcagtATCGTGCGTCCAATCGTGATAGTGTATAggatttattcatatatatatatatattttgcggTCAGCAGCAGTCATAAGTCTTGATTTTCGTATATTAATTCCTAACTCCCATCAAACTGTTACTCGCCCAAGTCAAATTGCTTTACTCCGCACGCATTGCCTTGTTTGGAGGGGATTCAAAAAAGTAAACTGGAAGAAATGCTACTACTGTGTTTTTGCATCAAGCCCACCACCACGGCGACGTAGCTGCCTGCATAAGAATTCGATACTGAAACCTATGAAATCCTCACTGTCAGGGTCATCTGTACGAAAATCTAACGACAAACAGCGTgctccttctttcttttctttttttttttttggcaccaAAATAGTTATTTAACTATTATAAAGTATGCTTTTGTTTGTTACCTTAACTAACTTGCACCAAACTACTCTTAATTGAGAGTGAGTAGTATTTTTTTCGCCCTCACGGGATGGCCCAGCGGAAAGCCGGCTTTTAAGAACTTTTGCGGTCCTGGATTAGAATCTTATCCTGAACTTAAACTCCGTGACTCGCTCGGGATCACTGTGTGGAGCCGTGGCGCACTCCTCCGATTTGATGTGCCGGCTCGGGTCCTAAAGATTCGAGTAGGGCATGTTCtgaattaccaaaaaaaaaaaaaaaacttgcacttttgttttgttttgttttaaggTAGTGGAATGAATATTTTGACTAAACACTAAAAGGTTTAGTCACCCAAACACAGGATTCTACGCGAAGACTCTGGGGCGAGTCCATCAACTCTTCAAGAGCGTCAAGGTCCACCAAACTGAGTCGGGATCTTCTGTCCAATATTTTGTATCCATTTTCTTATTCAATATAAAATTACGTAATTTTACTTATTGTATCTATTACTGTGACACATACAAAAGAAAGACTGTTTGGCTTCCTCCAGCATAAGAACTAATTTCTAACAAGTAAAATTCATTTAAAGGGAGTTAATATCATTAAAAAGTGAACAAGATTACTTTGATACAGCCAAATCATCACAATCAGAGTAAAATGCTTTGACACAGCCAAGTCCCAGGGCTTAAGTGAaacccaaaaaagaagaaagaagaagaagaagcataaGGCAGCCAAACagtctttcttttttatgtacCATATCAACAGATATAATAAGTAGAACTATATAGTTTtgcattaaatagaaaaattgacACAAAATATTCGACGGAGAATCCAGGCTCAAACAAACCAGTACCATTTAGTAC
This window contains:
- the LOC113690134 gene encoding pectinesterase 4; amino-acid sequence: MMGGKVVVSVVSLILVVGVIIGAVAVVKHGEDSKNNNVAGSSMKSVTTFCESTNFKDACAKSVESVANNATASPKDYLMAALNATIQEVQKALQVANATGSKVDPKQDPYNHVAAQDCQELLGYAVDELQAAFSTVGDSELHTLNDRVDELLNWLSAVYSYQSDCLDEFDKPELRSAFQNGMLNATQLTDNAVSIVASLSDLLKGFNISLGNFLPPAGGRRLLQGNDVMGHEESFPQWFPAGDRRLLAAHRRGGVLPNAVVAKDGSGQFKTISQALAAYPANLQGRYVIYVKAGIYEENVIVDKKQANVFIYGDGANRTIVTGSKNFGIMHIQTSNTATFSALGDRFMARGMTFRNTAGPEGHQAVALRIMGDLAAVFDCKMEGFQDTLYYQTHRQFYRNCVISGTVDFIFGKGSAVIQNSVIIVRKGLPNQYNTVTADGKELEKDRTGLVLQNCQIVAEDALFPVRFQVANYLGRPWKKFAKTVIMQTEIGDLIRPQGYIEWQGETFEKTSEYLEFANRGPGAVAPRNKNFTRSRFIDGREASLYTVDIFIQGHRWLRAAGLPFTPGL